A genome region from Pseudomonas pergaminensis includes the following:
- a CDS encoding ABC transporter substrate-binding protein, whose amino-acid sequence MLPRVTALLTGIGCCALAHAAPTHYPLTVENCGSSLSFQQAPARSVTIGQAATEMLYALGVGDKVVGTSLWFNSVLPQYKTQNDRIERLANNEPSFEAVIAKRPQLVAAELEWVVGPQGVVGTREQFHELKIPTYLLPSDCEGKDNLVGADGTRLEPFRIETIYKSISQLAQIFDVQDRGQQLNDELKARLARSVATVQGKGLKQASALVWFSSSEMASDPYVAGHKGIPEFMLQTLGLSNVVQSDEEWPAVGWETIAKANPTFLVIARMDRRRYPADDHEKKLAFLRSDPVTRNMDAVKNNRIIILDALALQASIRMFDGLEQLATAIDGYDLPK is encoded by the coding sequence ATGCTGCCACGCGTTACCGCCCTGCTCACCGGCATTGGCTGCTGTGCCCTGGCCCACGCCGCGCCCACCCACTACCCGCTGACCGTGGAAAACTGCGGCAGCAGCCTCAGCTTCCAACAAGCCCCCGCCCGTAGTGTGACCATCGGCCAAGCCGCCACCGAGATGCTGTATGCCTTGGGCGTGGGCGACAAAGTGGTCGGCACCTCGCTGTGGTTCAACAGTGTGTTGCCGCAATACAAAACGCAGAACGACCGCATCGAGCGCCTGGCCAACAACGAGCCGAGCTTCGAAGCCGTGATCGCCAAGCGCCCGCAACTGGTGGCCGCCGAGCTGGAATGGGTGGTCGGGCCGCAAGGCGTGGTCGGCACCCGCGAGCAATTCCATGAACTGAAGATCCCCACCTACCTGCTGCCCTCCGACTGTGAAGGCAAGGACAACTTGGTGGGCGCCGACGGCACGCGGCTGGAGCCGTTCCGTATCGAGACTATCTATAAGAGCATCAGCCAACTGGCGCAGATTTTCGACGTTCAGGATCGCGGCCAGCAGTTGAACGATGAGCTCAAGGCACGCCTGGCCAGGTCCGTCGCCACCGTGCAAGGCAAAGGCCTCAAGCAGGCCAGCGCGCTGGTGTGGTTCTCCAGTTCGGAGATGGCCAGCGACCCGTACGTGGCCGGCCATAAAGGCATTCCCGAATTCATGCTGCAAACCCTCGGCCTGTCCAACGTGGTGCAGTCCGATGAAGAGTGGCCCGCCGTCGGCTGGGAAACCATTGCCAAGGCCAACCCGACCTTCCTGGTGATCGCGCGCATGGACCGCCGCCGCTACCCCGCCGACGACCATGAAAAGAAACTGGCGTTTTTGCGCAGCGACCCGGTGACGCGCAACATGGATGCGGTGAAAAACAACCGTATCATCATCCTCGACGCCCTGGCATTGCAGGCCAGCATCCGCATGTTCGACGGTCTTGAACAACTGGCCACGGCCATCGACGGCTACGACCTGCCGAAATGA